One Pirellulales bacterium DNA window includes the following coding sequences:
- a CDS encoding MarR family transcriptional regulator — MAVDADRIKRYLQDTLGVIATVTNWSPQNRLPLFYRSSYQFLQTAILETRCLLMVERVEEALAPAKILKQMEQLRPKWDGELIYVRGQISSHQRKRLIEQKVPFLIPGNQLYLPMLGIDLREYFRQARQISPGLSPATQALVLYFILQAAQTRHTPAELAKRLGYSKMTMTRAFDELEARKLCDISMEGRQRWLCLKDSRHTLWQEALPLLQSPVKKKTLIRRANDRRPGLLAGLSALATYSMLNAPNTHVIAVSSHTWKSLQQHRIDEDTSADDRDSIEVEHWHYDPALLSHGNSVDRLSLYLSMKDNKDERIEAALQEMIGAMEW; from the coding sequence ATGGCAGTCGATGCTGACAGGATCAAGCGATATCTTCAAGACACATTGGGAGTTATCGCAACGGTAACCAATTGGTCCCCCCAGAACCGCCTTCCGCTCTTCTACCGAAGCTCCTATCAATTCCTACAGACTGCGATTCTTGAAACACGCTGTCTATTGATGGTTGAGCGCGTCGAGGAAGCTCTTGCTCCTGCCAAAATTCTCAAGCAAATGGAGCAACTGAGGCCCAAGTGGGACGGAGAACTCATCTATGTGCGAGGGCAAATTTCATCACACCAGCGCAAACGCCTTATTGAGCAGAAAGTGCCTTTCCTGATTCCGGGTAATCAACTTTATCTGCCCATGCTCGGCATCGATCTGCGAGAGTATTTTCGGCAAGCACGCCAAATCTCGCCGGGACTAAGTCCTGCCACGCAGGCTCTCGTTCTTTACTTCATCCTGCAGGCCGCGCAAACGAGGCATACCCCGGCCGAACTCGCAAAGCGGCTCGGGTACTCGAAGATGACGATGACGCGTGCTTTCGACGAGTTGGAAGCAAGAAAACTGTGCGACATTTCAATGGAGGGTCGACAACGCTGGTTGTGCCTCAAGGATTCGCGGCACACGCTTTGGCAAGAAGCACTGCCTCTATTGCAATCACCGGTCAAGAAAAAAACACTTATCCGTCGAGCGAATGATCGACGACCAGGCTTACTTGCCGGTCTTTCAGCGCTTGCCACGTATTCCATGCTGAATGCGCCCAATACACACGTAATCGCTGTTTCTTCGCACACTTGGAAATCCTTACAACAACACCGGATTGACGAAGACACATCCGCTGATGATCGTGATTCAATCGAAGTAGAGCACTGGCATTATGACCCAGCGCTACTCTCTCATGGAAATTCGGTCGATCGCCTATCGCTGTACCTGTCCATGAAGGACAATAAGGACGAACGGATCGAGGCAGCGCTCCAGGAAATGATCGGAGCGATGGAATGGTAG